From the Deltaproteobacteria bacterium genome, the window GCCTCGGAATCATGAGTATCACCACAGTAGCCCTTCACGTTTTAGGAACTCGCCTTAGCCTTAAACAAGAACGCCTGATGACTATGATGGCGGACACCTCTCACGAAGATTTAGTAACCTCACTACAAACCATTATTAAATTTACCTTCGCAGTAGAAATAATAGGCGCATCCATTCTAACAATATTGTTTTACACTAACGGCGAATCGTTCTTTCTTGCATTGTGGCGTGGCATATTTACGGCAATATCGGCATTCTGCAACGCTGGCTTCGCGCTGCAGAGCGATAACCTAGTATCTTATCAAACTAAACCCCTTATTCTCCACACAGTAGCACTATTAATTATTTTAGGTGGGTTAGCTCCTGCTACAAGCCTAATGATTCCTAAGTGGCTTAAGGGGAAACCCATCCCAATCCCATCGCGCATAGCCCTCCTCACTACAGTCATATTACTGCTAATTGGAACATTTTCTATTTTAGCTTTTGAATGGAAAGGCGTGCTGGTAGGGCTTTCGGCAACCGATAAAGTTCAAAATGCTTGGTTCCAGTCTGTCACACTTAGAACCGCTGGGTTTAACTCCGTAGACATCGCTACCATTACAAGTCCCACTTTCTTGCTGATGATTGCCCTTATGTTTATTGGCGGAAGCCCGGGAGGAACCGCCGGCGGAGTGAAAACGACCACTATTGGATTACTAGCTCTAACTTTCGTCGCAACTATTGCCAATCGCAGCCAAGTAGTAATGCAAAAAAGGCGCATTCACGCTAACTCCATCTACCGCGCAGTTACAGTAGTGGCTTCGGGAATGATTGTGTGGTTAGTAGTCGTTATTATGTTGGAAGTAAGTCAACAAATACCGGCGCGAGATCTCATCTTTGAAGCAACTTCGGCATTGGGTACTGTTGGGCTCTCTACTGGCGCAACAACAATGCTGGATGAAATCGGCAAACTGATAATTATCTTTGCAATGTTTGCAGGACGCATAGGTCCAGTTACCATGTTTATGCTAGTAAGCGACGACCAGAGTGTTTCAGATACTAGGTATCCCTTGGAAAAAGTCTCTCTCACATAAATATAACTAGGAGTTCTTATATGGCTCAACAAATACTTATTATCGGGCTTGGACAATTTGGGATGTCTCTCGCTCGAACGCTCTCCGAAAAAGGAGCAGAAGTCCTCGCGGTGGATAAGGAGCGGCATCTCGTTGAAGAAGCTTCGGCCTTTGTTACAGAAGCTGTAAATACCGACGCTGCTGACGAGGACGAGCTAGCAAAACTAGAACCTCGTAAGCGCGACTCGGCAGTCTGCGCAATTGGCGACGATTCAAAAGAATCCTCAATTATCTGCACTGCCCTTCTTCGACAGATGGGAGCACCAGTAGTAATTGCTCGCGCTAATGACAAACTCCACCAACGCATTCTTCAGTTAGTTGGCGCCCACCAAGTGATTAACCCGGAACACGAATTCGGCAAGCGCTTTGCCAATCGCTTGCTCTACCGAGAAGTAGTCGTGGATACAAACCTTGGCGAAGACCTGCACCTGACAGAAATTCGCATTCAGCCCTCCATGATTGGGAAAAACCTCGTAGAGCTCGCTCTTCCTAAGCGCTTTGGAGTAATGGTAGTAGGCATCCGCAGGGGCAGCCCTGGAAAGATACTGCCCCCTTCGCCAACTGAACCACTTCACGCTGGGGATAACCTGATAATCGTATCCAGCGAAGCAGCAATCCCTAAGCTCACAAAGGGAGTTTAGCTATGAAGCTCGCTCAACCCATTCGATCCGGAGCCTGGATCCTCATCTCCCTGAATCTGCTCATGTCGTTTGCTTCAGTTTGGATTTTCGTGAGAATGGTGCCAGCTATAGAAAAAATAATCGCCGAAAATGAAGCTTCGCTAGAAGCCTGCGAAGATATGCTAACAGCCCTAACTTTAGCAGATGCCAATGCGCTCGAGACTCAGACTAGCGCGAGTGCTTTTAGCAACGCGCTCGATCGAGCCATAAAAAACATTACGGAAATCGAAGAGCCCGCAGTCGTTGAACGAATAAAACACTCCTATGCGGCCGCACTTAGCGGAGATCGCACAGCCATTCGACAAACCGTGAAAGCCATTTCGCAGCTTAGCAAAATTAACCGTGCAGCATTAAAGCGGGACCACATGAAGGCAAAACAGCTAGGAACCGCCGGGGCCTGGAGCATAGTATTTATGTCCATCCTTATATTTCTAGTTGGCATGATAAACATCCATAACATCCGCGTAAACGCCATAGATCCACTGCAAGAAATCAATTCCGCTCTAACCGCCTTTCACCTTGGCGATACATTGCGGCGCTGCTCGTTGAAGAGTCCTAATAGAAATGTTAGTCAAATATTTAGCCAGGTTAATGAGTTAATGGACTTGTGTAGTGGGGGTAAGGCTGCGGAGCAGCTTGGGAAAGCAGACAAAGACGATGTGAGGATAGCGTAGCCAACTAAAACTTTTGTAGAATGTTTGCTTTAATTTAGCCCAAGCTTTAATATGCCGAGCTAATTAATCTCGCGATCAGTCGGTATTAAACGCGCTGAAATAGTTGTTCATTCTAAGTAACATTGACTCAGAGTAGAGTATCTATTGTTTCTCTAGCCTTAGTTCTTTAGGTGCTCTTTTTGTAGAGACTAGGACTAGAGAAGCAATCCTAAATTATAAAAGTTAAGGTTTTTAGTTTTTTATTTTGGCTAGGCTAGACTTGAAAAATTTTTCCTTGCGTTTGCAGC encodes:
- a CDS encoding potassium transporter TrkH; translation: MNSRANISRVGLEGALIALSPLPLLLPFLGEETRSPEMWRLTLASVGAISCLLCGLNLFHRLWLGKLFGNLAAVSSFLVAFPHIRTNPFATLSAFIALIFVAATLLDFRISTSGARSIHSERCLQRARYALFVVPFVVLIPQLMGSSNQNIAVLVIGASSIIAQAFVLHWSMAISSRLYSVLPTIGSFAIVISLCFFTSIKIAALVILITLLSLTAIPSHGAMLEREEHWWDFLINNPARVLITTFSSLCILGTLLLLIPGSTTKGNIDVIDAAFTSVSAVCVTGLIVKDTPVDFTLFGQLCILILIQLGGLGIMSITTVALHVLGTRLSLKQERLMTMMADTSHEDLVTSLQTIIKFTFAVEIIGASILTILFYTNGESFFLALWRGIFTAISAFCNAGFALQSDNLVSYQTKPLILHTVALLIILGGLAPATSLMIPKWLKGKPIPIPSRIALLTTVILLLIGTFSILAFEWKGVLVGLSATDKVQNAWFQSVTLRTAGFNSVDIATITSPTFLLMIALMFIGGSPGGTAGGVKTTTIGLLALTFVATIANRSQVVMQKRRIHANSIYRAVTVVASGMIVWLVVVIMLEVSQQIPARDLIFEATSALGTVGLSTGATTMLDEIGKLIIIFAMFAGRIGPVTMFMLVSDDQSVSDTRYPLEKVSLT
- a CDS encoding TrkA family potassium uptake protein — protein: MAQQILIIGLGQFGMSLARTLSEKGAEVLAVDKERHLVEEASAFVTEAVNTDAADEDELAKLEPRKRDSAVCAIGDDSKESSIICTALLRQMGAPVVIARANDKLHQRILQLVGAHQVINPEHEFGKRFANRLLYREVVVDTNLGEDLHLTEIRIQPSMIGKNLVELALPKRFGVMVVGIRRGSPGKILPPSPTEPLHAGDNLIIVSSEAAIPKLTKGV